The proteins below come from a single Necator americanus strain Aroian chromosome V, whole genome shotgun sequence genomic window:
- a CDS encoding hypothetical protein (NECATOR_CHRV.G20909.T1): MLGVSRFTQPKEGIRGSVLRQRSKVRDAVAYVKEGKLWRAEHVMRFNDNRWTRAASDWIPRDIERTAGRPPTRWSDIFTKSFIERYDAARVPREMRNYWTPSVRDQDKWNCYWCLFEQIKEQREP, from the coding sequence atgctaggagtatcccgctttaCGCAACCAAAAGAAGGGATTCGAGGTTCagtcctacgtcaacgatcgaaggtCAGAGACGCTGTCGCATATGTCAAGGAAGGCAAACTCTGGCGGGCCgaacacgtgatgcgtttcaatgACAACCGGTGGACGAGAGCCGcaagcgactggataccacgcgacatcGAACGCACCGcgggaagaccgccgacccgatggtcagacatctttacgaagtccttcatAGAAAGATATGATGCTGCTCGAGTCCCCCGTGAGATGAGAAACTACTGGACACCATCTGTGCGGGATCAGGACAAATGGAATTGTTACTGGTGTCTATTTGAGCAAATCAAAGAACAACGGGAGCCCTGA
- a CDS encoding hypothetical protein (NECATOR_CHRV.G20910.T1), protein MKLTIVVILLLAIISTVLSERSRRVPRSSSSHEGWGRRFGGYPGGGWGGGNGYGGGVNQGYYGGYNPYQQSGGWGWGKRMKLIVVVVVVLLAIILTVSSERSRRVRRSSSSHEHWRRHHWGRGYGGYGGWGGGYGGGVYPGYYGGYYPYQQYGGWILRQRSKVRDAVAYVKEGKLWRAEHVMRFNDNRWTRAASDWIPRDIERTAGRPPTRWSDIFTKSFIERYDAARVPREMRNYWTPSVRDQDKWNCYWCLFEQIKEQREP, encoded by the exons ATGAAACTCACTATTGTTGTTATTCTACTGTTAGCGATAATATCTACGGTATTGTCGGAACGAAGTCGACGAG TGCCCCGTTCCTCATCTTCCCATGAAGGCTGGGGTCGCCGCTTTGGTGGCTACCCTGGTGGCGGTTGGGGTGGTGGAAACGGATACGGAGGTGGCGTGAATCAAGGATATTACGGCGGATACAATCCATACCAACAGTCTGGCGGATGGG gttgGGGAAAGAG AATGAAactcattgttgttgttgttgttgtactGTTAGCGATAATACTTACGGTTTCGTCTGAACGAAGTCGACGAG TCCGTCGTTCCTCGTCTTCCCACGAACACTGGCGCCGACATCATTGGGGTCGTGGTTACGGTGGCTACGGAGGTTGGGGCGGTGGTTACGGTGGTGGTGTATATCCAGGATACTATGGCGGATACTATCCATATCAGCAATATGGTGGATGGA tcctacgtcaacgatcgaaggtCAGAGACGCTGTCGCATATGTCAAGGAAGGCAAACTCTGGCGGGCCgaacacgtgatgcgtttcaatgACAACCGGTGGACGAGAGCCGcaagcgactggataccacgcgacatcGAACGCACCGcgggaagaccgccgacccgatggtcagacatctttacgaagtccttcatAGAAAGATATGATGCTGCTCGAGTCCCCCGTGAGATGAGAAACTACTGGACACCATCTGTGCGGGATCAGGACAAATGGAATTGTTACTGGTGTCTATTTGAGCAAATCAAAGAACAACGGGAGCCCTGA